Proteins co-encoded in one Streptomyces sp. NBC_01283 genomic window:
- a CDS encoding phospholipase, translated as MRPRLTALAVSTAALTLAMGVAAAPASAVPADKAQVLSQWTQTDAGSYNAWVSANANQGAWSAYQFNWSTDYCSSSPDNPLGFPFKTSCARHDFGYRNYKEAGTFSANKARVDSAFYEDLKRVCARYSGATQTTCNGTAWTYYQAVDKLGFSGVVGDGATI; from the coding sequence ATGCGCCCTCGACTGACCGCTCTCGCCGTAAGCACAGCTGCCCTCACCCTGGCCATGGGAGTGGCTGCCGCCCCCGCGTCCGCCGTGCCCGCTGACAAGGCGCAGGTGCTCAGCCAGTGGACCCAGACCGACGCGGGCAGTTACAACGCCTGGGTGTCGGCCAATGCCAACCAGGGGGCCTGGAGCGCGTACCAGTTCAACTGGTCCACCGACTACTGCTCCAGCTCGCCCGACAACCCCCTCGGCTTCCCCTTCAAGACGTCCTGCGCCCGGCACGACTTCGGGTACCGCAACTACAAGGAGGCGGGCACCTTCAGCGCCAACAAGGCCCGCGTCGACAGCGCCTTCTACGAGGACCTGAAGAGAGTGTGCGCTCGGTACAGCGGCGCGACGCAGACCACGTGCAACGGGACGGCCTGGACCTACTACCAGGCCGTCGACAAGCTCGGCTTCTCCGGCGTTGTGGGCGACGGGGCCACCATCTGA